In a single window of the Gemmatimonadota bacterium genome:
- a CDS encoding phytanoyl-CoA dioxygenase family protein, with translation MLTEQQHLHFKTFGFVVLRQVFTPDELDIINKEFDHGLEAAYRHLPFDGTVRHWVTMMGRSTPFFGSLLEDPRLCGVAEQLYGEDALGIATDANRYVGNTGWHPDTHSIHQYGIKFAFYLQPVGPETGALRVIPGSHRNPFHGELRRFISEFERHKDVPCYVCDSEPGDVVGFDLRLWHASYGGASDRRMCTCVYYNNPRTPEEIETTRSQGANNGKATAKYNRPNDPPVDPYWLTNPDLSPKRRRWLDRLLELGFYQDIGTDDS, from the coding sequence ATGCTGACCGAACAGCAGCACCTGCACTTCAAGACTTTCGGGTTTGTCGTCCTGCGGCAGGTCTTCACCCCGGATGAGCTGGACATCATCAACAAGGAATTTGACCACGGTCTGGAAGCCGCCTATCGCCACCTGCCCTTCGACGGCACGGTCCGTCACTGGGTCACGATGATGGGTCGATCCACGCCTTTTTTCGGAAGTCTCCTCGAGGATCCCCGGCTCTGTGGCGTCGCCGAACAACTCTACGGTGAAGATGCGCTGGGCATCGCCACCGACGCTAACCGGTACGTGGGCAACACGGGCTGGCATCCGGACACCCACAGCATACACCAGTACGGCATCAAGTTCGCCTTCTACCTGCAACCCGTAGGGCCGGAAACCGGAGCGTTGCGCGTCATACCGGGGTCGCACCGCAACCCCTTCCACGGCGAGCTGAGACGGTTCATATCCGAATTCGAGCGACACAAGGATGTGCCCTGTTACGTCTGCGACTCCGAACCGGGCGACGTAGTGGGCTTCGACCTCCGGTTATGGCACGCCAGCTACGGGGGCGCCAGTGACCGGCGCATGTGCACCTGCGTATACTACAACAATCCGAGGACGCCTGAGGAAATCGAAACCACCAGGAGTCAGGGGGCGAACAACGGCAAGGCCACCGCCAAGTATAACCGTCCGAATGACCCCCCGGTCGACCCGTACTGGCTCACGAATCCAGATCTCAGTCCGAAGCGGCGACGATGGCTGGACCGCCTTCTCGAGCTGGGTTTTTATCAGGACATTGGCACCGACGATTCATGA
- the atpD gene encoding F0F1 ATP synthase subunit beta: MEGTNTGTVAQIIGAVVDVEFGSGTLPKIYNALEVSVEGSDALILEVQQHLGDNKVRCVAMDATDGLVRGVTAIDTGGPINVPVGPNVLGRMMNVLGRPIDERGTVDSDHHYPIHRSAPEQEDLTTSAEMFETGIKVMDLMEPYTRGGKTGLLGGAGTGKTVLIKELINNIAREHGGYSVFAGVGERSREGNDLWLEMEEAKVLDKTALVFGQMNEPPGVRLRVGLSGVAIAEYFRDEEGRDVLLFIDNIFRFVQAGSEVSALLGRMPSAVGYQPTLSTEMGDLQERITSTKQGAITSIQAIYVPADDYTDPAIVTAFPHLDAITALSRDLFARAIFPAVDPLESTSRILDPAVVGEKHYSVVQDVQQILQRYKDLQDIIAILGIDELSDDDKLVVSRARKVELFMTQPMFVAEIFTGLEGRYVKVEDTVEGFEKLVGGECDELPEQAFYMVGTIDEAFDKAKELQ; this comes from the coding sequence ATGGAAGGAACGAACACAGGTACCGTGGCGCAGATCATCGGCGCCGTCGTTGACGTCGAATTCGGTTCAGGCACGTTGCCGAAGATCTACAACGCCCTCGAGGTATCCGTAGAGGGCAGCGACGCGTTGATCCTCGAAGTCCAGCAGCACCTGGGCGACAACAAGGTGCGTTGCGTGGCCATGGACGCCACGGACGGACTGGTTCGGGGTGTGACGGCCATCGATACCGGTGGTCCGATCAACGTGCCCGTGGGTCCTAATGTCCTGGGCCGCATGATGAATGTCCTCGGCCGTCCCATCGACGAACGGGGTACGGTGGACTCGGATCACCACTACCCGATACATCGCAGCGCGCCGGAACAGGAAGATCTGACGACCTCGGCGGAGATGTTCGAGACGGGGATCAAGGTCATGGACCTCATGGAACCCTATACCCGCGGTGGAAAGACGGGGCTGCTCGGAGGCGCCGGCACGGGCAAGACCGTGTTGATCAAGGAACTGATCAACAACATTGCCCGGGAGCACGGCGGATATTCCGTTTTCGCGGGGGTGGGCGAACGGTCTCGTGAGGGCAACGACCTCTGGCTGGAGATGGAGGAGGCCAAGGTGCTCGACAAGACCGCCCTGGTGTTCGGCCAGATGAACGAGCCGCCGGGCGTGCGCCTGCGCGTCGGCCTGTCCGGCGTTGCCATCGCCGAGTATTTTCGCGACGAGGAAGGCCGGGATGTACTGCTTTTCATCGATAACATCTTCCGCTTCGTCCAGGCGGGATCGGAAGTGTCGGCCCTGCTCGGACGCATGCCCTCAGCCGTGGGATATCAGCCGACGCTGAGCACGGAAATGGGCGATCTGCAGGAACGCATCACGTCCACGAAACAAGGTGCCATTACTTCGATACAGGCCATTTACGTGCCTGCCGACGATTACACGGACCCGGCCATCGTTACCGCCTTCCCCCATCTCGACGCCATAACCGCGCTCTCTCGCGATCTCTTCGCCCGGGCCATCTTCCCTGCCGTGGACCCCCTCGAGTCCACCTCCCGGATTCTGGATCCCGCGGTCGTAGGAGAGAAACACTACAGCGTGGTCCAGGACGTTCAGCAGATACTCCAGCGGTACAAGGACCTCCAGGACATCATCGCCATCCTGGGCATCGACGAACTGTCGGACGACGACAAGCTGGTCGTCTCCCGCGCGCGGAAGGTCGAGCTTTTCATGACCCAGCCCATGTTCGTCGCGGAGATCTTCACCGGCCTGGAGGGGCGTTACGTCAAGGTCGAGGATACGGTCGAGGGATTCGAGAAGCTGGTCGGTGGCGAATGCGACGAGCTGCCCGAACAGGCCTTCTACATGGTCGGGACGATCGACGAAGCCTTCGACAAAGCCAAGGAGCTACAGTAG
- a CDS encoding aldolase/citrate lyase family protein — MMNSRLKNLLDARNPAFGIQLRFGSPAIAELAGLAGFDWILIDTEHAPQTPVTVQAQIQAACCTPATPIVRITRTDPDLIKLYLDMGALGIVVPFVNTPEEAKRGAEACRYPPRGTRGWGPHRAAGYGLFEKEYTAEIDDAVVYLPIIESTEAVGHIDDIMDVEGVDGCIVGPVDLCISLGIPFRFDHPKYLDALRCVREAGQRTGKPVGHPLLGSMEDEENVRRQVEEGVRLLLVGGDEPVLREGFRRAVEGLAFLRS; from the coding sequence ATGATGAACAGCCGCCTCAAGAACCTGCTGGACGCCAGGAATCCCGCCTTCGGCATACAACTCCGGTTCGGATCGCCCGCCATCGCGGAACTGGCCGGACTGGCCGGGTTCGACTGGATTCTGATCGACACGGAGCATGCGCCGCAAACGCCCGTGACCGTCCAGGCCCAGATTCAGGCGGCGTGCTGCACGCCGGCCACGCCGATCGTCCGGATCACCCGCACCGACCCGGACCTGATCAAGCTGTACCTCGACATGGGCGCCCTGGGGATCGTCGTCCCCTTCGTGAACACCCCGGAGGAGGCGAAGCGGGGGGCCGAAGCCTGCCGCTATCCCCCGCGCGGCACCCGGGGATGGGGACCTCACCGTGCCGCGGGCTACGGGCTGTTCGAGAAGGAATACACCGCTGAGATTGATGACGCCGTAGTTTATCTGCCGATCATCGAATCGACCGAAGCGGTCGGGCACATCGACGACATCATGGATGTGGAAGGGGTGGACGGCTGTATCGTGGGTCCGGTGGACCTGTGCATATCCCTCGGCATCCCCTTCCGGTTCGACCATCCTAAATACCTCGACGCACTCCGCTGTGTGCGGGAAGCCGGACAGCGAACGGGCAAACCCGTGGGCCATCCCCTGCTCGGTTCCATGGAGGACGAGGAGAACGTCCGTAGACAGGTAGAAGAAGGCGTGCGCCTGCTTCTCGTCGGAGGCGACGAGCCGGTGTTGAGGGAAGGCTTTCGGCGGGCGGTCGAAGGGCTGGCGTTTCTAAGGAGCTAG
- a CDS encoding YfhO family protein, whose amino-acid sequence MSTGRLRSPTARKLQPYLGNLLFCLIIAVLAVFVYRGYIIEGKVDLRPDFIGQAIPFDRFAQDFKSQSGETPLWYPHIFGGMPFQASGTYHHLQYSFEALVNAVLPDVLISALHGRFFFHLLLGAVSMFFLARVLSLSGPASFVAAVAFVFSTHMMATEHANRFICFMHVPLVFLAAYQVFDRGRVFDGMLLGGAFGSQLCSFHPQIAFYTAMLIGLYAVYAVVNDIRDKTSASIIARKSALFTGGVVLAVAVAAVLVLPMQEYAEHSARGLSVGGSDVNVPFATSWSFPPTEILTFIIPSFAGFGGPLYWGDMPFTDFPNYLGIVVVVLAVAGFVLNRSRMTLFLVIAAVLALLVSFGRHLPPVSYVMLHFVPFFGKFRAPVMILVLSQFAVALLAGYGVHALAGRIRAGKDSSLGVFAKRLCVVAGGVLLLVLALTVFETSFQSYMTDIYVQSDASHGARGAISSNADYYARVNATRFDLLMGDLWTMVLLLCAASALLFATCKSSHALFAGGVSALVVIDLLLVASRVVNPEDDPAQVEAYYAVRETEIVQALKADASPYRILPLSEFSSNEYGYFGISSIGGYHAAKLGVYQELMDQVGFNSFPVLNMLNTRYLVTGQPLQIEELTPVAESDAGYLYRNETALPRAFLVDSVRVITDRSAIFETMRDPGFSPDEYAILEEPVAERLGPMGDASVEITLYTPHRIEMAVDAAAPCLLVLSEIYYPPGWRVEIDGSPTEIHKTNYVLRSVVVPEGRHEVVMTFNPPSFTTGLLVSRTASTLVLAGLIVAGAMHIRKRLKAGA is encoded by the coding sequence TTGTCCACCGGTCGGCTAAGAAGCCCAACGGCCCGAAAGCTCCAACCTTATCTCGGGAATCTCCTGTTCTGCCTGATCATCGCGGTGCTTGCCGTCTTCGTGTACCGCGGCTACATCATCGAGGGCAAGGTAGACCTAAGACCCGATTTCATCGGCCAGGCCATTCCCTTTGATCGTTTCGCGCAGGACTTCAAAAGCCAGTCTGGCGAAACGCCCCTCTGGTACCCCCACATCTTCGGCGGCATGCCTTTCCAGGCCAGTGGCACGTATCACCACTTGCAGTACAGCTTCGAAGCCCTGGTCAACGCCGTCCTGCCCGACGTGCTCATCAGCGCGCTGCATGGCCGTTTCTTCTTCCACCTGCTCCTCGGCGCGGTTTCCATGTTCTTCCTGGCACGCGTCCTGTCCCTCTCCGGGCCCGCATCTTTCGTCGCGGCGGTGGCCTTCGTGTTTTCCACCCACATGATGGCGACGGAACATGCCAACCGGTTCATCTGCTTCATGCACGTTCCCCTCGTCTTCCTGGCTGCCTACCAAGTCTTTGATCGTGGCAGGGTGTTCGACGGTATGTTGCTCGGCGGCGCCTTCGGCTCTCAGCTGTGTTCCTTTCATCCCCAGATCGCCTTCTACACGGCCATGTTGATCGGCCTGTACGCCGTGTACGCAGTCGTAAACGACATACGCGACAAAACGTCCGCAAGCATTATAGCCAGGAAGTCTGCGCTGTTTACCGGTGGCGTCGTCCTGGCCGTCGCGGTCGCGGCCGTGCTTGTACTCCCCATGCAGGAATACGCGGAGCACTCCGCCCGCGGCCTGTCCGTTGGGGGCAGCGACGTGAACGTGCCGTTCGCCACGAGCTGGTCGTTCCCGCCGACTGAAATTCTGACCTTCATCATCCCTTCATTTGCGGGGTTCGGCGGCCCCCTGTACTGGGGCGACATGCCGTTTACCGATTTTCCGAACTACCTGGGTATCGTGGTTGTCGTCCTGGCCGTGGCGGGATTCGTGCTGAACAGATCGCGCATGACCCTGTTCCTGGTCATCGCGGCGGTCCTGGCCCTGCTGGTCTCCTTCGGACGGCACCTGCCCCCGGTATCCTACGTCATGCTCCACTTCGTCCCTTTCTTCGGAAAGTTCCGTGCGCCGGTCATGATCCTGGTGCTGTCGCAGTTCGCCGTCGCACTCCTCGCGGGGTACGGCGTGCATGCCCTCGCCGGGCGCATACGGGCGGGCAAGGACAGCAGCCTGGGTGTGTTTGCGAAAAGACTGTGCGTCGTTGCCGGCGGAGTATTGCTGCTGGTCCTGGCGCTGACCGTGTTCGAAACCTCCTTCCAGTCCTATATGACGGATATCTATGTACAGTCTGACGCGTCACACGGAGCCCGCGGCGCCATCTCGAGTAATGCGGACTACTATGCCCGGGTCAATGCCACGCGCTTCGATCTGCTCATGGGTGACCTGTGGACGATGGTGTTGTTGCTCTGTGCGGCATCTGCGCTGCTCTTTGCCACCTGCAAGAGTAGCCACGCGCTGTTCGCCGGCGGCGTGAGCGCGCTGGTCGTCATCGACCTGCTGCTCGTGGCGTCTCGGGTCGTGAACCCGGAAGATGATCCCGCGCAGGTCGAAGCCTACTATGCCGTGCGAGAAACCGAGATCGTGCAGGCGCTGAAAGCCGATGCCAGCCCCTATCGCATCCTGCCGCTCTCCGAGTTCTCGTCGAATGAGTACGGCTACTTCGGCATTTCCAGCATCGGCGGCTACCACGCGGCGAAACTGGGAGTCTACCAGGAGCTCATGGACCAGGTCGGGTTCAACTCCTTCCCGGTGCTGAACATGCTGAACACCCGGTACCTGGTAACCGGACAACCTCTTCAGATTGAAGAACTTACCCCCGTGGCCGAGTCCGACGCCGGCTACCTCTATCGGAACGAGACCGCCCTTCCGAGGGCCTTCCTGGTGGACAGCGTGCGAGTCATCACGGACAGGAGCGCCATCTTCGAAACCATGAGAGATCCCGGGTTCAGCCCCGATGAATACGCGATCCTGGAAGAACCCGTCGCGGAGCGGCTAGGTCCGATGGGCGACGCTTCCGTGGAGATCACGCTTTACACGCCGCACCGGATCGAGATGGCAGTGGATGCGGCCGCGCCCTGCCTGCTGGTGCTGAGCGAGATCTACTATCCTCCAGGGTGGCGCGTCGAGATCGACGGCTCGCCCACGGAGATTCACAAGACCAACTACGTGCTTCGCTCCGTGGTCGTCCCGGAAGGCCGCCACGAAGTGGTGATGACTTTCAATCCGCCGAGCTTTACCACGGGTCTTCTCGTCAGCCGGACCGCCAGTACGCTGGTCCTCGCCGGGTTGATCGTAGCGGGCGCAATGCACATAAGAAAACGCCTGAAGGCCGGAGCCTGA
- a CDS encoding polyprenol monophosphomannose synthase, whose product MKSLIIVPTYNELENIRRLLPELTALGQDIRVLVVDDNSPDGTGKLVDEMAAENERISVLHRPEKLGLGSAYVAGFKHAVQQDVDCVFEMDADFSHDPAMIPRFIEQIEFCDVVIGSRYISGINVVNWPMSRLLLSYFANIYTRVVTGMTIRDTTSGYKCFRREVLEHIELDEVRSDGYAFQIEMNYRCWRKGYRMCEIPIIFVDRRSGTSKLSRGVINEAVWIVWWLRLLRLLRRI is encoded by the coding sequence ATGAAATCTCTGATCATCGTCCCCACCTACAACGAACTCGAGAACATCCGGCGGCTACTGCCGGAATTAACGGCGTTGGGACAGGATATCCGGGTGCTTGTGGTGGATGACAACTCGCCGGACGGGACAGGAAAGCTGGTCGATGAAATGGCCGCGGAGAACGAACGGATCAGCGTGCTGCATCGACCCGAAAAGCTGGGGTTGGGCTCGGCGTACGTGGCGGGTTTCAAGCACGCCGTCCAGCAGGACGTGGACTGCGTTTTCGAGATGGACGCGGACTTTTCCCACGATCCCGCCATGATTCCCAGGTTCATCGAGCAGATCGAATTCTGCGACGTGGTGATCGGATCCCGGTACATCAGCGGCATCAACGTGGTCAACTGGCCCATGTCCCGCTTGCTGCTCAGCTATTTTGCCAACATCTATACCCGCGTGGTCACGGGCATGACGATCCGGGACACCACCTCGGGATACAAGTGTTTCCGGCGCGAGGTGCTGGAGCACATCGAGCTGGATGAAGTCCGGTCCGACGGGTACGCCTTCCAGATCGAGATGAATTACCGGTGCTGGCGAAAGGGATATCGGATGTGTGAAATCCCCATTATCTTCGTAGACCGGCGTTCGGGTACGTCGAAACTCTCCCGGGGCGTGATCAACGAGGCGGTCTGGATCGTCTGGTGGCTGCGCCTGCTGCGCCTGCTGCGCCGGATCTAG
- the atpC gene encoding ATP synthase F1 subunit epsilon has protein sequence MADGYPLVIVTPSSMAFEGEARSVLAPGTDGYFEVLIGHVPMLTSLRPGLLTIRNDEGRTEYTVSGGFVEVLRAQVTVLAETIEEVGTIDVERAKQAEERARQRLGSGESDVDVERARASLDRALNRIKETRQ, from the coding sequence ATGGCAGACGGATACCCCCTGGTCATCGTAACGCCTTCGAGCATGGCCTTCGAAGGCGAGGCGCGTAGTGTGCTGGCGCCGGGCACCGACGGATACTTCGAAGTGCTGATTGGCCATGTGCCCATGCTCACCTCGCTGCGGCCGGGTCTCCTGACCATCCGGAACGACGAGGGCCGTACGGAGTATACCGTGTCCGGCGGATTCGTCGAAGTGCTTCGGGCCCAGGTGACGGTCCTGGCCGAGACCATCGAAGAGGTCGGCACCATCGACGTCGAAAGGGCGAAGCAGGCCGAGGAACGGGCGCGCCAGCGCCTGGGATCGGGCGAATCAGACGTCGACGTCGAAAGGGCGAGGGCTTCGCTGGACCGGGCGCTCAACCGAATCAAGGAGACCCGGCAGTAG
- a CDS encoding methyltransferase domain-containing protein has product MNPIASGVELDLVPVACAMCGSSDTEPRPVFEGFDYEYRTCDNMFRFVACSDCGHVYLSPRVRMEDIDRIYPRNYTARVTETQYPAFAPFRWLKLNVLDRGWNQKVITNLRAGSRVLDIGAGFGGNLTYLAEIAPFPLKLFANDLKFEPEARSYLSDRGVTLIEGPIEEVPCEERFDAIICQHAIEHVTDPGRLVRWISDHLEPGGVVYLETPDLNALSRYVFKNHWQALSTPRHFHLFSRKALAACISGGDLEIEFHGAIVEASHWPGSLRIKLGMEPHAPRSTGLMYSIISYDNFLAKSVSCMIDLMAIMLGLSTVTQALIARKSAATV; this is encoded by the coding sequence ATGAACCCTATAGCCAGTGGTGTCGAACTGGACCTCGTCCCGGTCGCGTGCGCGATGTGCGGAAGTTCGGACACAGAACCGCGTCCGGTATTCGAGGGCTTCGACTACGAGTACCGTACCTGCGACAATATGTTCCGGTTCGTCGCGTGCTCGGATTGCGGGCACGTGTATCTGTCGCCGAGGGTCCGGATGGAGGACATAGACCGCATCTATCCGAGGAACTACACGGCCCGCGTAACGGAAACACAGTATCCCGCGTTTGCCCCGTTCAGGTGGCTGAAGCTCAACGTGCTCGACCGGGGATGGAACCAAAAAGTTATCACGAATCTTCGAGCCGGTTCGCGGGTGCTGGACATCGGCGCGGGATTCGGCGGGAACCTGACCTACCTGGCTGAAATCGCGCCTTTTCCGCTCAAACTCTTTGCCAATGACCTCAAGTTCGAACCTGAAGCCCGGTCATACCTATCCGATCGCGGCGTAACGCTTATCGAAGGACCTATCGAGGAGGTACCGTGCGAGGAGCGGTTCGATGCCATCATCTGCCAACATGCCATCGAACACGTGACCGATCCCGGACGGCTGGTCCGATGGATTTCGGATCATCTCGAGCCGGGAGGCGTCGTTTATCTTGAAACGCCCGATCTGAACGCGCTGTCACGTTACGTCTTCAAGAACCACTGGCAGGCCCTGAGTACCCCTCGACACTTCCACTTGTTTTCTCGAAAGGCCCTCGCTGCCTGTATCAGTGGAGGCGATCTGGAGATCGAGTTCCACGGCGCCATCGTCGAAGCGAGCCATTGGCCCGGAAGCCTCCGCATCAAGCTGGGCATGGAACCCCACGCACCCCGCTCGACCGGCTTGATGTACAGCATCATCAGCTACGATAACTTCCTTGCCAAGTCGGTCAGTTGCATGATCGATTTGATGGCCATAATGTTGGGTCTGTCAACGGTGACCCAGGCGCTGATCGCCCGGAAATCGGCGGCAACGGTATGA